One Onthophagus taurus isolate NC chromosome 11, IU_Otau_3.0, whole genome shotgun sequence genomic window carries:
- the LOC139431763 gene encoding uncharacterized protein, which produces MADLRQCSREFLTQFIALYESFPCIWRVKTKEYSDRDEKGDAYERLVEKYKEIDVTANRETIVKKINSLRRVYRKELVKVNKSIRSGAGEDEIHKPSLWYFDLLHFLNDQETPRQSRNTMDENEESVVDEPPKQVEEDVHENAADGGCSETPTTPLSEASTSRNTPTSHSSTRKRKGVPKDDGTTYIMNLVGKKLESLQAEDAFQVFGKHVVNKLRDVPASQNTIAQKLICDVLFEAELGTLTRNSQIVDMTSKRQRNMPLQLRMPHTFSSQVGQYHSSQQPQPMPPNYVREQLPHPQEYETIGQIPAVSRNIQQEGGQDQQTHAHERINENLIEDSLPKTPSSIESRPSSSAENPAYPTSTQTTQTGQRKKIRRVKQVDTTDDLLAIVSNKLQNIKEDDQFDCIGKTVAVKLRMLPNDQRIFAEKLINDVLFEAELSALNRTSKVVANNNIQENVGYPSNNQNHTNGNWGEHQNYNNTLVGYITNFNTEKY; this is translated from the exons ATGGCTGACCTACGGCAATGTTCTCGGGAGTTTCTCACACAATTTATTGCATTATACGAGAGTTTCCCATGCATTTGGCGTGTTAAAACCAAGGAGTATAGTGACAGGGATGAAAAGGGGGACGCTTATGAGAGGTTAGTGGAAAAATACAAAGAAATCGATGTAACCGCAAACAGAGAAacaattgtaaaaaaaattaattctttgaGACGTGTTTATCGTAAAGAATTGGTAAAAGTGAATAAATCGATTCGATCTGGGGCTGGAGAAGACGAAATCCACAAGCCATCTTTGTGGTATTTTGATCTGTTACATTTTCTAAATGATCAGGAGACACCAAGGCAGTCTAGGAATACCATGGATGAAAATGAAGAGTCTGTAGTTGACGAACCACCAAAAcaa GTGGAAGAAGATGTGCATGAAAATGCTGCTGACGGTGGATGCAGTGAAACACCTACTACTCCTCTTTCCGAAGCATCAACTTCACGTAATACTCCAACATCGCACTCTTCAACTCGTAAGAGAAAGGGAGTGCCAAAAGATGATGGCACAACTTACATTATGAACTTGGTAGGAAAGAAACTCGAGTCGTTACAGGCAGAGGATGCTTTTCAGGTGTTTGGAAAACATGTGGTTAACAAACTCAGAGACGTCCCTGCTTCACAAAACACAATCGCTCAGAAACTAATTTGCGACGTTTTATTCGAAGCAGAGTTGGGTACGCTTACCAGAAATTCGCAAATTGTTGATATGACTAGCAAGCGTCAACGTAATATGCCCCTACAATTGAGAATGCCACATACATTTTCTTCACAAGTTGGACAATACCACTCCTCCCAGCAGCCGCAGCCTATGCCACCTAACTACGTCCGAGAACAACTTCCACACCCTCAGGAGTATGAAACAATTGGTCAAATTCCGGCAGTTTCACGCAATATCCAACAGGAAGGTGGACAAGATCAACAGACACACGCCCATGAA aGAATTAATGAGAATTTAATTGAAGATTCCTTGCCAAAAACTCCAAGTTCAATCGAATCACGACCTAGCAGTAGTGCGGAAAACCCTGCCTACCCTACATCTACCCAAACAACCCAAACAGgacaaagaaaaaagattaGACGTGTAAAACAAGTTGATACAACTGATGATTTGTTGGCAATAGTAAGTAATAAactacaaaatattaaagaagatgATCAATTTGACTGCATTGGAAAAACAGTTGCGGTAAAACTGCGAATGTTACCAAATGACCAAAGGATTTTCGCagagaaattaataaatgatgtTTTATTTGAGGCAGAATTAAGTGCTTTAAATAGAACGAGTAAAGTAGTTgccaataataatattcaagAAAATGTCGGTTATCCTAGCAATAACCAAAATCATACAAATGGCAACTGGGGCGAACACCAAAATTACAACAACACATTAGTTGGATACAtcacaaattttaatacagaaaaatattaa
- the LOC139432227 gene encoding uncharacterized protein — MDAESVVVAAAAFFFVQTMADNGKVKKRKSKEVWARSLFLRRKNMTLLRVMDTFHFKNFTRMSAEDFEKLLILVGPKIAKKDTKLRKAIPVQDRLALTLRFLATGDSYSSLQYLFKISKQRIGVIIIETCDALIQGLKGQVKMPTCSEEWLSISRQFETKWQFPHCVGCMDGKHVVIQAPFQSGSDFYNYKSTFSIVLCALVDADYNFIFVDVGCQGRISDGGVFKNSTLHKKLENGTLDLPTDSMLPNLNKTLPYVFLADEAFPLTKHILKPFSGLHSKGSIERTFNFRLSRARRVVENVFGIQSAVFRVLRKPMLLSPEKAQLVVLTTVYLHNFLRNSGSSRNIYTPQGTFDQEDDVTLPQVVGEKQMILEHHFCLS; from the exons ATGGACGCAGAGAGTGTTGTCGTAGCTGCTGCTGCTTTTTTCTTTGTGCAAACCATGGCAGATAATGGTAAagtgaagaaaagaaaatcaaaagaGGTATGGGCAAGAAGCTTATTTTTACGACGCAAAAATATGACCCTCCTAAGAGTTATGGACACCtttcactttaaaaattttacacgTATGTCTGCAGAAGACTTTGAAAAACTATTGATTCTAGTGGGTCCCAAAATTGCCAAAAAGGATACGAAACTTCGTAAAGCTATACCTGTACAAGATCGCTTAGCACTTACTTTACGATTCCTAGCTACAGGAGACTCTTATAGCagtttacaatatttatttaaaatttccaaacaACGCATCGGTGTCATTATTATAGAAACCTGCGACGCACTAATTCAAGGACTAAAGGGTCAAGTAAAG ATGCCAACATGTTCAGAAGAGTGGCTGAGCATATCCCGTCAGTTTGAAACAAAATGGCAATTTCCTCACTGTGTAGGATGTATGGATGGGAAGCATGTAGTAATTCAGGCCCCGTTTCAAAGTGGAAGTGACTTCTATAATTACAAATCAACTTTTAGCATCGTCTTATGTGCTCTCGTGGATGCAGACTATAATTTCATATTTGTGGATGTTGGTTGTCAAGGTCGGATATCAGACGGCggagttttcaaaaattctacacttcataaaaaattggaaaacgGTACTTTAGACTTACCTACAGATTCAATGTTACCTAACCTGAACAAGACATTACCGTATGTTTTTTTGGCCGATGAAGCATTTCCATTAACAAAACATATACTTAAACCTTTTTCTGGGTTACATTCAAAGGGATCAATTGAAAGAACGTTTAATTTTCGGCTTAGTCGAGCAAGAAGGGTagtagaaaatgtttttgggaTCCAGTCGGCAGTTTTTAGAGTACTAAGAAAACCAATGTTACTTAGCCCTGAAAAAGCACAATTAGTTGTTTTGACAACTGTTTATCTGCATAATTTTCTTAGAAATAGCGGCAGCTCTAGAAACATTTACACGCCGCAAGGGACTTTCGACCAAGAAGACGATGTAACATTACCCCAGGTTGTTGGAGAAAAGCAAATGATACTGGAACACCATTTTTGCCTATCATAA